The genomic window TCCAGATCTTTGATTTCAAGTCCGTTGGAGGCGTCACAGCCTGTGCTGTAGCCAGATCTTCCAAAGTTTTTTGTGCTTCGTCAAAAGCCGCTTTTACTTCAGCATTGTTCTTCATGACACACTCCAAAATCCCGGCTTCTTCTGCAGAAGCAAGACCTAGAATATAAGATTCTATAATTCCGGATGATATGTACTCTTTCGTATTCAATTTATTGATAATCTTTTAGCAAATCTTTTAATTTCATCAGCGCATTCCGCATCTTGGTTTTTACCGTTCCCAGCGGTATTTTGAGTTTTTCGGATATCTCATGCTGAGTGTATCCCTGATAATACGCGAGATTGATAAGTTCCTGCTTGTCAGTTTCCAGATTTTCCAACACCTTGTTGAATCCGATAAAATCAGATGAATCATTGGTTGTTGAAAGCTCTGCAGAATCATATACGAAATCCGGGAGTGATTGGTTTTTCAATTCGTTCTGAAAACTTTTGGATTTTAAATAATCGATCGCTGTGTTCCTTGCGATGTTGATCATCCAGGTATAGAACCTGCCTTTGGCAGCATCATATTGATTGATGGAATTCCAGATTTTAACGAAAACATCCTGAATAATTTCTTCAGTGTATTCTTTAGACTGAACGATTCGGAGAATAACTCCATACAACGCACCGGAGTAGTTGTCATACAAATGATGAAAACCGGTTTCGTTTTTATCTTTTAGTAAAACGATAAGCTGCTCTTCCGAATAGTTTGTTTTAATAGTGGATATTTTTGTTTCCAAATGTAGTAAAATAAAGTAAATAATAAACAATTTTAAAGCCATATTGTTCAATATTTTAAAAAATTCTAA from Chryseobacterium sp. SORGH_AS_0447 includes these protein-coding regions:
- a CDS encoding RNA polymerase sigma factor, with product METKISTIKTNYSEEQLIVLLKDKNETGFHHLYDNYSGALYGVILRIVQSKEYTEEIIQDVFVKIWNSINQYDAAKGRFYTWMINIARNTAIDYLKSKSFQNELKNQSLPDFVYDSAELSTTNDSSDFIGFNKVLENLETDKQELINLAYYQGYTQHEISEKLKIPLGTVKTKMRNALMKLKDLLKDYQ